From Spea bombifrons isolate aSpeBom1 chromosome 6, aSpeBom1.2.pri, whole genome shotgun sequence, a single genomic window includes:
- the IL5RA gene encoding interleukin-5 receptor subunit alpha, translated as MTVPTFGEVLLSWKPCPASNSTQDIKYFVNISTPDYDEQYYTQRCNSSRILALHRGLHAQVSITKWNQGVQLSLSVPLSKVLRPTGEEGTAATNLSCLIHTRESLNISLTCNWTAGAKAPLDTQYYLYYRCVEAPADAVSFIVPSRFGNKAEKCHEYVTERGGQRHTGCYVPSSYIELFGLNDQILVLINGSSRTRGIQSIDHVYETSSIGEWNRNSGLEESSLHVIGHMPTL; from the exons ATGACTGTTCCAACATTTGGGGAGGTTCTTCTGTCCTGGAAACCGTGTCCGGCATCAAATTCCACACAAGATATCAAATACTTTGTAAACATAAGCACTCCAGATTATGATGAACag TATTACACACAACGGTGTAACTCATCGCGGATCCTAGCTCTGCACAGGGGCCTACATGCTCAAGTGTCCATCACTAAATGGAATCAAGGTGTGCAGTTATCCTTAAGTGTTCCATTGTCAAAGGTCCTACGTCCAACAG GAGAAGAAGGAACAGCTGCCACAAATTTGTCCTGCCTCATACACACACGGGAGTCTCTGAACATCTCACTCACCTGTAACTGGACAGCGGGGGCAAAGGCACCCCTAGACACTCAGTATTACTTATACTACAGGTGCGTTGAAGCCCCAGCTGATGCTGTGTCCTTCATTGTGCCTTCAAG GTTTGGCAACAAAGCAGAAAAGTGCCATGAATATGTGACAGAACGGGGTGGACAAAGACATACCGGTTGCTACGTTCCCTCCAGTTACATTGAGCTATTTGGCCTTAACGATCAGATACTGGTGCTCATCAATGGATCAAGCAGAACCAGAGGGATTCAGAGCATAGACCATGTGTATGAAACTTCTAGTATAG GAGAATGGAACAGAAATTCTGGTCTGGAAGAATCCTCACTCCACGTTATCGGACACATGCCTACACTATGA